The nucleotide sequence gtgtttcaaattttaaagaaattctatatttaaaaagaatcaaaatttcaaaattcatatgtTTAGACATCTTATCCTAGATAAGATTCTCTAATTAAAATGCTCCTAGCCCAAGTACACAGTTTACCAAGGTATAaaatttccttcttctttttttgaaataaaatcatattaaaaataacaaatttcaaatttatgtaataaattGATAAgcattaaatagatttttttattccaaatacCCTCAAAACACATATGATTCATTTTTGCAACacaaaggaaatttttttttcttaacataatATATTCAACTCTACAAATGAAACATCATATATGAGGCCAAGTACATAGTTTACCAAGGTATaaaatttccttcttttttttttgaaataaaatcatattaaaaataacaaatttcaaatttatgtaataaattGATAagcattaaatatatatttttttattccaaatacCCTCAAAACACATATGATTCATTTTTGCAACacaaaggaatttttttttcttaacatagTATATTCAACTCTACAAATGAAACATCCTATATGAGATCCTTTtctatctttgagaaaaaagagattttgattaaGTGGAGCTTTTTATAGTATAATTAAGGTTATAGGATTTGAGAGGTATAAGATTGCAATCTCATTGTATAATATTGaaagtttttttagtttttgttcgTGAATGTAATTTTTAAGCTATTCCAcgtaaattggtgcttttcgttattttttttcattctctaattttcttctcgatattattattatttttatcatggTTTTTCACAATAAATTGGTATCAAACATTGATTGTTAGATTTGGAATAACGATACTTTAAGATTAAAAGGtttaatgaaagaaataattttaatttattgtgcTTTAAGATAATTGTTTCGTTGGAAAGATTTTACCAACAACCATGCCAGTAGAGAAAAGGATGAGCTTGTAAGGAAAACAGGTAATGCTATTTTGTTATACTTGAATAATAAAGTAATTCATGAGTGCACATCCTGCCATTGAAAAGTGATTTGTACATAATAGCATGTCTCGCCATAACACACTAACATGGGAATACCTACGGACATCTCACCTTTGAGAGAAACTTTATCAGGACACTACTTACTTCATCACTTCAATTACAACTCTAGTGTCGTAACCATCACCATGGTTGTTGCCACAGGCatgatttttctcaattttttggCATCCGGCCATGTGGTGCTTAGATTCCTCTAAGACAACCTACCAAAACCctatggttatgtttggttccggaaaatactaaggaaagaaaaaaaatacaaagaaaaatgatttttttatattaggttgtcctataaaaaatataaaagaaaatcaaatataattaaaactaattaaaaacttatatattttaaaattatttaatctttatattaatgagttaaaataaataaaggctatgtttggttcccagaaagtacaaaggaaagaaaaaaaatgttaaggaaaatgattttctcatgtttggttgtcctataaaaaatatcaaagaaaatcaaatataattaaaactaattaaaaacttatgtatttttaaattatttaatctttatattgatgagttaaaatagataaaatgagtttgaagtaacaaaaaaaataatttatgaacttttaatctatttttttatttttcttaactttttctttccttctatttttcctttgtattttctttccctcgcattttccctcaaattttccgggaaccaaacatagccaaaatgaatttgaagtaaaaaataaaaataacttaccaacttttaatccattttttattttccttcactttttctttccttatattttctttcccttccattttccctcaaatttcttgagaaccaaacatagcctatgaGTTTGAAATTAAGTAAACCCATAAAGATACACAAGGTTACGGGGCTCAATCCCtaacttgtattttattttttttctctaaataataatataggACATAACTCAACAAGACTCCCACAATCTCTTTGGTGGGTTCATGCTCTTTCATGTTATGTTTTAAGAAGACTCTTCCTCTCTATAGACTCTGTATATATTCTATGATCTCCCTCTAATCTTCTCAGAAGGCACTCCAACCCCTGTTTTTATAGATGTGACATTAACCACTTCCTATTTAACTAGGAGTAAGCAATCCTAGTTTTGCTCAAACGTCTCTCTTATGTTTTGCCTAAAGTTTGTCAATTCTTATGTCTTAAGTCAATCCACTCATGTGCTTGAATCAGTTGTAAATCTGATCAATTTGTTGTAACATCTCTAGGTAACTCGCTACATACATCTCTATGCAGCTCATGTGTGTATTGTAAGCCCTCTGTTGGCCACTATCCCTCGCAACATGCCTCATCATCTTGTTATAGTATCTCTAGGCAACCTACTGCATGCTCTTTATGTAGCATGTGTGCATACCAAGCTCTCTCTTGGCTTGCATAACCAACAACGTGCCTCGGTGCCAATCCTTCCCTTGGCTTGTTGCCCTTTGTTGCTCGTCGTCAAGCGTGTCAACCATACTCATATGTGTTCCCACATCTGGATCATGTACCTATCGAGACAACCCACTCATGTTTGCTCTATTTCATTGTTGTTACAACTCCATGTCTTCCTCAAACCCTTTTCTTGGTATAACGAGTCATGACATTGTACCCATGACCCCTCATCTCCATGCACAAGGCATTGCACCCATGTGCTAATTAACATTAGGCATCACGCCTTAGTTTCCCTCATCTGTACGCACGAAGCATTACGCCCTTATGCTAAGTCACCTCATTGCACAAGGCATTGCACTTTTATGCCATCATCAAAAGGGGATACGTCACACTTCATGTTGTTGCAGCCACAAGTTGCACTCCTAACACCATATGTTGTGGAGTTCATGTGTGGGTGTTAACAAGGTTTGCCTCATGTGCCTTACTCGTGTCTAAAGCCCTGCACAAAAACCCTAGGTTTGGCCACACACATGCGACCTTGCCCTTCCTTGAGTCACCCACCCCACCACCTAAAGAGTATTTTAGGTCGTTTTGGCACTTGAATGAGACATCATCCATGCTAGGGGAcgtataatatattttaattaattcacaaatatcCGAAAATTCCACTATGCCAAAAATCAACCCTTGAATTTTGATCCAGTTAGGCCATAACGCATGTAGCCCGTCACTAGCATCCATCCCATCTTGTCTTAGTCATAGGCCAGGCCATTCATGAAACCAAGGTACCACCCCATAAGGCCATTCCACTTTGCCTTGGTCATAGGCTACTTATAGAGCCAAGGTACCACCTCATAAGGCTTGACTTTGTATACGTCTTAGGGTTAAGGGGCGTACATTTGTCCACATCACTGTCCTCATCTTTGGGGCTCCTCCGACCACCAactaataatttcaatttacttgttaaaaaggaaattttcacTGGGCAGGTGATCTTAATTTTTTGTGATTCGACTTTTGAGTAAGAAAATTGACTTTGTTTGGAGGATTTAATTTTATGCTAATTGTTGTACCCACCTAACTCAAAATTAGGATGCCAATGGGATCAATTGTTTTTAGTTGTCTAAACCAAGCAATTTCTGAATTTTTCATATTGACAAACGCTTTCTGGAAGAAACTTGAGTTCAATCCCTACGCCCTTTGAACTTGAGAACTACTCTTCCATTCAAAAAGACGAACACCCAAATCACTTAATGCTGTCGCTGTGATGTGGTCATTTGTGAAAGACAGGAGAGTGTCATGATAATTCTACGACATAGACCCCTATAGTATCATAGTATATAACCTTCAGGATATACGTACGTACAAAACATTACATTATACACCCGTATAATCGAACTCCAAACAGAACACATGCATATACTGCAAGTGTTTATATCATACCCTACGTACATACAAAAAGACACTTACTTGTATATGTTCATGGAAACGGTGCCCTTAACTTCATCTCAGTGGGCTCGATGTCAAGAGCAAAACCCTTGCCAAAAGACTGCTTCCAGTAGTCGGCATTAGGATTGATCCACTCCGGCTCCGGAATCTCCAGCCTTGATTGCTTCAGAGAATCGATGGATATCTTGTACTTGTCGTCCCTTTTCTGTACCAAGTCCGGCCTCACAATCCCCAAGTTCACTGCCTGTGGCGACATCATCAGTGCAGGTGCTCCCAGTGGAAGCCTGTCACCTTGACTCATCCCACATCAAAAACGAAAACCCATCAATATTCACGATAGCTTTTGGTTTTATGTGAagcagaaagaagaaaaaattaagagaagggTACTACCTCTGTCGACTTGCCATGTGCACCAAAACTTGCCATAGGATTTGGCAATATTTTCGAGTTCCGGTTTCTGGATCATCTCTGGAACCCGGGGATTCACCCACATTCCTGATTTGATCTGCACCACCCATTACTCTTAATATGTATTACTATTACAATActcaataattatataaaatttaaaagaaagagagggagagagagagaaaaggtttgAGGCGTTGAGCTTGACCTCATAAGCGTGGGAGTGCCACAGCTTCTGTTCCTCAGGCGGCAGAGCTTCGAAAATACGATCAGACACAATATACTCAATCCCTGCACACCCAATTGCCAAGACCACGTTGGAGGTTTTAACTATACCTTAAATCACCGGAACAACCAGTTACAGAAAGAGAGAGGTGTTTTACCGATAAGATGAGCGTCGAGTTGTCGGAATCATAAACGGCGCACTGGAGGAAGTCCTGGTTGAGACGAGTGATGTAGTGGTGAGTCTCGATCTGGCGAGTCATGTCATGGCTATAGAGAGCGAAGGTGCAAACGTGCTGCTTCATTTGCTTCACCGGCTTCAGACTCTGCAGCATCTGGGCTCCTTTGTCCAGCACGTACTGCCCAGCCTTCATCGGCGTTCCGGGCGTATGTGATCCGCTGGTCGGCACGCCCTGGGGTGTTTTGTCGCTGGAAGCCATGGAAACAACGGCGTTCTGGGTAGTCTCCCGGATCTGAAGTTGAGAATGGGGTTAGATGAGGGGTGTGAGCGTGGGGTCTTGAAATAGACGACGTGACGGGTGGGTTAGGAGGTGACATAGAAGGATGCCGCGTGTGCATGCATGTTATCGACGTGGCTGAAGGGTGGCGAAAATGCTCAAAGTTGAACACACATGGCCTCACGGGGTGTCCCATATCTCATCCTTCACTCGGTGCCCACGACTTAGTGAAtccaaacaagaaaagaaaatgacaaaaataggAGTCCTGTTAGAGGGTTGAGGGTAATTCTGAATAATAGAACAAGATATAAGGATTCTCTTTGTGATTGATGCTATCATCCACTTATTCTTATTTGGGAAGAGTATTTTTAGGTAAagatattaattttcatattttacaaatttagggCCTgtggtgtttttttaaaatttgtttttaaaaattatttttaaaatagagaaccaaaaacattttttttagaatttttaaagaattagtGTGTTTggtaatatgtttttaaaaatagtttttttaaaacaaaaaacaagaagctGTTTGAGTTAAAGAATTTGTGTTGTTTTTAAAGATAatgtattacttttattttataaaattaatttataataatatgaaatcaaattaaaattaagtcttattaaaaaatagaaattaaatttacaattatgtatgagttaaagataaatatttttttaaaaaaaattatcaaacaatttttttaatgtagtgaaataaaaatttatataagataaaaataattttaatattcatttttaatacaagtcaaataagtatttttaattaattttttttttattttttgtttgataaatttttttagaaactttttttttaagttaaaagaataaaaaaaagtttttttttttaatgttttataaaattaaggatatttggtaagttatttttataaaaggattttaaaaataaaaaacaaaaagacttgttcaaataattttatttttttaaattgttttgattttttaaaaacattttaaattcaatttatataatattaattaatttaattaaattaaagtcttattgaaaaataaaaataattttgtaattataattaaattaaaaaaatgtatagtttttagtaaaacatagatagtaatattataataaaatcataaattatatttttagtagaaaatatactattttattatatgttagaaaaatgatattttattatattcataaatttatggtattaatgagtttatcatttaagtttttaattatttttaaaaattaacaaacttgTTAACAATTCCAACAcattaaatcttatttaatttgaagttaatttgtttagtaaaaaaattaaaaaataataattctatatataagataaataatagagTGTATGtgtctttttattgtttttaaaaaacggtgaaaacatcttttacttgttttttaaaaagtgttttatattttatttttaaaaactagaaatagagaaaaataactaaatagtatcaaaaacctttttctatttttaaaagtagaaaactgtttttaaaaactttatcaAACAGActctatgatttttattttccacttcATCAATGCTCAATATAGCAAATTTTGTTATTGAACAACAAAACCATGAACCCGGATTGAGCCTAGCTCCAAGATCAGCAACCCACTGATTTTCCAAACAAAAGTCTCTAAATCGGTTCTCCCATATGAAAGCAGACACGACTATAAGAATGATGAAAGTAAAAACAGAAGTCCTTGTCCTCAAGATGGAAAACTATTTTGGAGAAGTGGTTAGCCTTACCCAAcaacaaatataaaagaaagaaaccaaACATGCCATTCCGCCATGATGCAATGCAGTACATTTTCCCATTTCCTTGACAAcatcttcaaattttgaatagaaatagaaaatacttCAAAGGAAGACAACcgaatcttcattttcttataccGATGCCTTGTTGTTCTTATTCTCCTCATTCGCAATCGGAGCCACTAGGGCCTGAGGCCTGTACTTGTACCTCTTTGCAACAAATAAGTAGACGAAAAAGTTGATCATACTCAGTATGGAAAGCAACCAGTAAAAGAGATTGAGATGGTTCCTGTTGATGTTGTTTCCAGCTAACCATCCTCCGCTTCTTGTTATTCCTTTAGTTGCTCTGTTTACTATATTAACAACTACGGTACTGAAATAATACCCAAGTGCCATGGAGCTCCACAGGAAGCAAGTAGAGATGGATTTAATGGCTTTTGGTGCCTCAGAGTAGAAAAACTCCAGGAGTCCCACGTAGGTAAACAAGTCTGCAATGCCAAAAATGAAGTACTGGAAAGATAGCCAGAAAACGCTAATGGGAAGTGGCTGAAGTACTGGGATGGCGTCAAGCATGTTGTTGTCTCGTGCCACTCTTTTCCTTAGGGCTTCCATTACAGCAGAGGTTGCCATGGAAATTGCGGAGAGCACTAGGCCAACGCCAATGCGCTGCAGGTGGGTGATGCCCGTGCGGAGGCCAGTAATGCCACGGGCGTAGGGCACGAAGATACGATCATACACAGGGATTAGGATGATCATGAAGATGACTGGGAGGATGGGGAGTGACGCAGGTGGTATATTGAATGAATTGGCGACCCTTGTGTCCATGGTGAGCCCTTGTTCGATGGAAAAGGTTTGGAGCTGAGCGAGGCAAAGGGTCATGATGATGGTGCAGCAGAAGATTGGGACCATGCCTGCTATGATCTTTGCATTTTCCACTTGGGTGACCCTGCAAAGTTTCCATGGATTTGGAGTTTCTGGTTTGTCAGAATTTCCTAGGAGGGTTGTTTGGATGGCTGCTTTGTCTAGGAACCTGGAAACAGTTTTACCAGGAAATTTGTCAATGAGGTTTCAGCTTGCTGTTGATAAAAAGAAGCTTTGGCAGATCATATtgtgtttcaaaaaaaatctgAAGGAGAGAAGAAAAATCAACCTGTAAATGTCTCTGTGAGGTAGAAATTCTGCTTCTGTAGCAGCTTCCTTGTCCCTGTCAATCTCATAGAGCTCTGCAGGGTCATCAGGAAGGGGAAGTTTACGGTTGCGGAATGATGCAACAAGTACCTGCACACGATACATAAAACCTTTAAACAAGTCCTGATCCATATGCACTGCACTACCATGAATACAGAGTCCATATGCATAGAAGATAATGGACTACAAGTCCAAGGAGGTTCTTCTGCCCCTCAACTTCCATGTCATTTTAGAAAGTGAAGTTAAATTCTTCCATACTGATGCTAAATTGGAACCAAATTGAGTGGCCCCCAGATAATTTTACCTTGTTGGAACTAATTTTGTTGCTAATAGCATAGCAGTGAGTTCCACAAGGGCTTTAGAATAGCAGCAGCACAAGAAATATTAGCAGAACATACCAAAAACATTCAGTTCCTTGATTCCCATACATGTATTCTTAATAGAATATGGTGATCATGGATACCTGTATAATTTCTGTGATGGCACTAGTTCCCTGAATGACATGTATCCTGTACCGAGGCAATCCAATAGCAAAGACTATCATGGCCAAGAATATCGCTAATGCGGGGACCCCAAAGCCCTTGTCCCATCCTTTATtgtcttgaatccacacaacaAGTGTCAAACTAACTGCACCCCCAACGCACAAAGCTAGTAAAAGCCCATTGAAGAAACTGGACATTTGCATTGCCTCTTGTGGGTCTTTCTCATCAAATTGATCAGCACCATGTGTTGGCAATGCAGCTTTGATTCCTGCAGTGCCAGCAGCAACCAAATAGAGGGCAACAAAGAGAAGTGCAGCATTGCCTCCATGAACTTGCTGGCAGTCAGCAGTTGGATCAAAGATGACGCAAGTAGGTGGCTTAAGTTTGGGGTAGTGAGCTTGTACAGCTAACAATCCAAGTCCCTGGATGAACacatagaataaaaattaactcTACAATCAGCCACAAGTTTATAGATAGGCTAGGGCTCCATCTTCTGAATCATTGCTCTTTATAGTTATGTTCAAGCATACCACAAGCTCAATGAATGCTGAAACAAGAACAGCATAGAATCTGCCAATATAAGCGTCTGCAAGAAAGGCCACCACAATGGAGAGAATGTAAGCAGTTCCCATGTAGTTGGTTAGCTCGTTAGCTGCATCAGCGATCGAATAATGCATCACCCCATTAAAGTATGTCACAAGGTTCACTGCCAGTGCCACAGTTGCCATGTTTTCAAGAGCAAATGATGCTGCAACCCAAATCCAAAACCAAATAATAACCCCAAAATTAGGCATGGCGAGAAATCTCAAGGTATAATTAGTGTGCAATCATGTCTTAACTCTTACCTAGAATTAGCGAAGAAAACCATTGTCCTCCATGCTTATTCCTTATAGCTGTTCTTCCTTTCCAATCTACCTTTCCCTCAACAAGCTCACCTTTCTCCTGCATGGGAATCATTGTGAAATATCAATGATAAGACTGAACATATAAAAGataagcaaaagagaagcaCAAGCACTGCTGAAAAGATTTTAGGTACCATAGCTACAAGTTCCTTTGAGAATCTGTAGCAATAAAGTAGAGATGGTGAGATCGGTGGAAACTAAGGAAGATTATGCCATGTATATATAAGGTTTTAATGGCATAAATGATCATAGTAAGAGTTGATGGACACTTCCATAGGGACAAAAGCCCTTGTTTG is from Vitis riparia cultivar Riparia Gloire de Montpellier isolate 1030 chromosome 10, EGFV_Vit.rip_1.0, whole genome shotgun sequence and encodes:
- the LOC117923699 gene encoding protein NRT1/ PTR FAMILY 4.5-like isoform X2 — its product is MEKGELVEGKVDWKGRTAIRNKHGGQWFSSLILASFALENMATVALAVNLVTYFNGVMHYSIADAANELTNYMGTAYILSIVVAFLADAYIGRFYAVLVSAFIELVGLGLLAVQAHYPKLKPPTCVIFDPTADCQQVHGGNAALLFVALYLVAAGTAGIKAALPTHGADQFDEKDPQEAMQMSSFFNGLLLALCVGGAVSLTLVVWIQDNKGWDKGFGVPALAIFLAMIVFAIGLPRYRIHVIQGTSAITEIIQVLVASFRNRKLPLPDDPAELYEIDRDKEAATEAEFLPHRDIYRFLDKAAIQTTLLGNSDKPETPNPWKLCRVTQVENAKIIAGMVPIFCCTIIMTLCLAQLQTFSIEQGLTMDTRVANSFNIPPASLPILPVIFMIILIPVYDRIFVPYARGITGLRTGITHLQRIGVGLVLSAISMATSAVMEALRKRVARDNNMLDAIPVLQPLPISVFWLSFQYFIFGIADLFTYVGLLEFFYSEAPKAIKSISTCFLWSSMALGYYFSTVVVNIVNRATKGITRSGGWLAGNNINRNHLNLFYWLLSILSMINFFVYLFVAKRYKYRPQALVAPIANEENKNNKASV
- the LOC117924223 gene encoding LOW QUALITY PROTEIN: oil body-associated protein 2B-like (The sequence of the model RefSeq protein was modified relative to this genomic sequence to represent the inferred CDS: inserted 1 base in 1 codon) is translated as MASSDKTPQGVPTSGSHTPGTPMKAGQYVLDKGAQMLQSLKPVKQMKQHVCTFALYSHDMTRQIETHHYITRLNQDFLQCAVYDSDNXDAHLIGIEYIVSDRIFEALPPEEQKLWHSHAYEIKSGMWVNPRVPEMIQKPELENIAKSYGKFWCTWQVDRGDRLPLGAPALMMSPQAVNLGIVRPDLVQKRDDKYKISIDSLKQSRLEIPEPEWINPNADYWKQSFGKGFALDIEPTEMKLRAPFP
- the LOC117923699 gene encoding protein NRT1/ PTR FAMILY 4.5-like isoform X1, whose product is MQEKGELVEGKVDWKGRTAIRNKHGGQWFSSLILASFALENMATVALAVNLVTYFNGVMHYSIADAANELTNYMGTAYILSIVVAFLADAYIGRFYAVLVSAFIELVGLGLLAVQAHYPKLKPPTCVIFDPTADCQQVHGGNAALLFVALYLVAAGTAGIKAALPTHGADQFDEKDPQEAMQMSSFFNGLLLALCVGGAVSLTLVVWIQDNKGWDKGFGVPALAIFLAMIVFAIGLPRYRIHVIQGTSAITEIIQVLVASFRNRKLPLPDDPAELYEIDRDKEAATEAEFLPHRDIYRFLDKAAIQTTLLGNSDKPETPNPWKLCRVTQVENAKIIAGMVPIFCCTIIMTLCLAQLQTFSIEQGLTMDTRVANSFNIPPASLPILPVIFMIILIPVYDRIFVPYARGITGLRTGITHLQRIGVGLVLSAISMATSAVMEALRKRVARDNNMLDAIPVLQPLPISVFWLSFQYFIFGIADLFTYVGLLEFFYSEAPKAIKSISTCFLWSSMALGYYFSTVVVNIVNRATKGITRSGGWLAGNNINRNHLNLFYWLLSILSMINFFVYLFVAKRYKYRPQALVAPIANEENKNNKASV